The region ATCTTTCATGCCCTGCACGCCGGGCTGGTGCGCGGCCCGCTGCCCGTGCGGGAAGTGCTCGAGGATGTCCAGACCCTCAACGAGTGGGCTCTGGGCGGCCGGCTTCCTATGACCAAAATCAGTTACCGGGCCTATTTCGAGGTCATGGACCAGTACGTGGCGCTGCGCGCCGGCGGAGCCCTCGGGCGCGGCGTGGGTCCACTGATCGTGACGCGTGGAGCCGCACAGGACCTCAACGGACGTCGGGTCGCTTCCCCGGGGGCCCTGACGACCGCCGAACTGCTGCTGAGGCTGGTCTTCCCTGAAGTTCAGGTGGTCCGCATGCGTTACGACGAGGTGATGCCAGCCGTCGCCCGCGGTGAGTATCAGGGGCAGCCGCTGGACGCGGGGCTGATCATTCACGAATCGCGCTTCACGTACCACGAACATGGCCTGAAAGAGCAGCTGGATCTGGGAGCGTGGTGGGAACAGGACACCGGCCTGCCCCTGCCGCTGGGCGCCATTCTGGTTCGCCGCGACCTGCCGGGCGACCTGCCCTGGGCGCTGAACACCGCAGTGCGCCAGAGCCTGGAGTACGCCTACGCACACCCCGGCGCTTCACGCGACTACGTGCGCCAGCATGCGCTGGAACTGTCCGACGAGGTCATGCAGGCCCATATCGACCTGTACGTCAACGCTTTCAGCCTGGACGTGGGCGCCGAAGGAGAACAGGCCGTGCGCGAACTGTACCGCCGGGCTGTGGAAGCCGGCGCCGTGCGTCCAGGTTCCCAACCACTCTTTGTTACACCACCTCACGGGAGCTGATGGGGACTGCGTGGGAAAACGATGGGAAATGTAAAGAAAGTGTGGACTCGCTGAGTTAGGCTGAGCGGGTGACCACACCCGGCGCTTCTGCGCAACCGTCCATTGAGGTGACGGGGCTGTACAAAAAGTACCGCTCCCACACTGTTCTGGAAGACGTCAACCTGACCGTCAGCCCAGGCGAGGTGTACGCCCTGACCGGCCCCAACGGCGCGGGCAAGACCACCCTGATCCGGACCATTACCGGTCTGGCTTTTCCCACCCGCGGGGAGGTCCAGCTGCTGGGCCGCAGTGTTCACAAGGAAGGCATTCATGCACGCGCCTACCTTGGCGCGGTGGTGGAAGCCCCGGCGCGGTTCTATGGGCAGTTCACCGGCACCCATAACCTGATGATCCACGCGCGGCTCGCAGGTATGGCTCCGGGAGTCCAGCCCATCACGCGCGCCCGGGTCCGGGAAGTGCTTGCCCTGCTGGAACTGACCCGCATGGCTGACCGGCGGGTCTCCGAGTTCTCGCTCGGGCAGCGGCAGCGGCTGGGTGTGGCCAGCGCCATTCTGGCCGAACCCAAGGTGCTGATCCTGGACGAACCCACCAGCGGCCTGGATCCCCTTGGGATCGGGCTGATCCACC is a window of Deinococcus deserti VCD115 DNA encoding:
- a CDS encoding 1,4-dihydroxy-6-naphthoate synthase, whose protein sequence is MSATNPSPLPAVLDLGYSLCPNDTFIFHALHAGLVRGPLPVREVLEDVQTLNEWALGGRLPMTKISYRAYFEVMDQYVALRAGGALGRGVGPLIVTRGAAQDLNGRRVASPGALTTAELLLRLVFPEVQVVRMRYDEVMPAVARGEYQGQPLDAGLIIHESRFTYHEHGLKEQLDLGAWWEQDTGLPLPLGAILVRRDLPGDLPWALNTAVRQSLEYAYAHPGASRDYVRQHALELSDEVMQAHIDLYVNAFSLDVGAEGEQAVRELYRRAVEAGAVRPGSQPLFVTPPHGS
- a CDS encoding ABC transporter ATP-binding protein, whose amino-acid sequence is MTTPGASAQPSIEVTGLYKKYRSHTVLEDVNLTVSPGEVYALTGPNGAGKTTLIRTITGLAFPTRGEVQLLGRSVHKEGIHARAYLGAVVEAPARFYGQFTGTHNLMIHARLAGMAPGVQPITRARVREVLALLELTRMADRRVSEFSLGQRQRLGVASAILAEPKVLILDEPTSGLDPLGIGLIHRIVTNMAASGCAVILSTHHLREIATYAHTVGILTGGRLVDSVDLRARQSAYRFRVDDPVAAAAILDRLPFVKKTSTRTPYAIAYLDSESRVPETLTHLSSLGIRVLEASPDLFDLYEYYRERVELP